Within the Paenibacillus sp. AN1007 genome, the region ATGACGGGGATCAGTGAATCCAGGATTTCCTTGACGGCTTGATGGAATTCATTCTCATTCGGATTTCTCGCGATAACCGACTCATAGACGGAATGAACATACGCTGCGGCAGCAGCTTTTGATGACGTTGAAGTTTCTTTTGTAATCGTGGACACTTTTTCAATGCACTCCTTTATCGTGTTAAAGTCTGCAGATACCTATTTGTACAAATTGCATAAAAGTTTGTAGTTAAATATACAGGAAAGAAAATAAAAATACGAGACAAAAATCCATAAAATGTTTTTTATGAGGCAATTAAAATGTTCTATGGACCTATCATTAAATGTAAAGAATATCGTTAATTTTTGGATAATAGTCCCAAGATATAGAATAAAACCGCAAGTTAGCCGAATAGATTGGATTAATAAATTCATTTTGGTAAGATGGTAGGGAGGGCTCAACAACTTTGGGCTCTTTTATATATACGAAGGAGGACAACAGGATGATAAGTAACAAGAATCGAATCAACGTGGAGAACAAGGCGTGTATAGGAGGTGAAATCTACTATGAACCGTAGTACTCCACTTCACAATTGTAGAGAACAGCTGGTAAGTCAGCTATTAACCCTGGGCGAAGAGAAAAGAGCTTTTCTTGACGCTTATTTTGACGTGCGTAATGCCGAGCGTGTGCAGCTGGATAAACAGCTGACAGCTTATACGGAACGAGTGGAGCAGCTGCTCGCCGGACCGGATGAGCTTCTGAATTCCGTCGTGCTGATCGGCAGTCAGATTGAACTGGAGTATGTTGATTTCCATACGTCGGATGCGCTAACCATTGTTATGCCGGAGGAAGCAGACCCGGATGCAGGGCAGATTTCATTCCTTTCTCCTGTAGGACGTCAGCTGCTGCTCGGCAGCAAAGGTGAAATAAGAGCAATCTCTACTCCGTCAGGTTCCATGAGGATTCGAATTGTGGACATTCAGTGGGCTTCCGAGTCGAACAAAGGAAAGGTACAGGAAGCCGGACAGATGGACGACCTGAAACCAAATCCGCAGCAAGGTTTCACTCAAGGAGGTGCGAATCATGCACTTTAAAGAGACGGACCTGCCGGGGATCGGACGCAAATTTTGGCTTCACACCCGCAGCGGAGAACATCTTGTTATCGTGGTTCATAATGATGAGCGGCGTGATCTGTTTCATATGGAATCAGGAGATCAGGCAGAAGAACTGGGAGATATGGTTTCGCTGGTGACGCTTGATGACGATGAAGCAAGGGCTGTAGCAGCGATTGTTGGCGGCATGACGTATAAACCCCAGTTTCAGAACGAGCGGGAAGTGATGCTGGAAGGGCTGCTTATCGAATGGCTTCGCATTGAACCCCATGCTGCCTGTGTCGGAAAGACAATCGGGGAATTGAATATCCGGCAGGTAACCGGTGTGGCAATTCTGGCGGCCATCGACAAAGAGAAGGAAAAACAATTTAATCCGGGACCAGAGTACGTGTTTACCAGTGGGGCAACGATCGTTGTTGCGGGTGAACGTGATCAGCTCAAGCAGCTTAAGCAATGGTTGACCGATGGACGGATGTAGCGTATGGATATGCTCATATTCGAAGTGGGGGTTGCCGTTGCGCTAATTACGCTTACAGGATTAATATCTACACGACTACGATTTTCGGTTATTCCATTTTACATTCTAATCGGTATGGCTGTTGGACCGCATGCACCACAGTTTGGCATTGTGGATTTACGATTTATCGAAAGCTCGTCTTTTATCGAATTTATGGGCAGGCTGGGAATCTTATTTTTATTGTTTTATCTGGGATTGGAGTTCTCGGTTTCCCGGTTATTAAAATCGGGTAAAGCGATTCTTACCGGTGGTATATTCTATGTCGGTCTTAATTTTGTCTCAGGCCTGCTGCTCGGCTGGTTCATGAATCTGCCGCTTCAGGAGACGATGGTCGTATGCGGGATCATGACCAGCTCGTCTACGGCCATTGTTGCCAAAGTACTCGTGGATTTGAAGCGGACTGCGAATCCCGAGACAGAGATTATTATGGGTATGATTATGTTTGACGACTTGTTTATTGCTATTCATATTTCCATTCTGACCGGTCTTGTGCTTAGCGGGGCAACTTCGTTTGGAAGTGTACTGCTCGTATCTTTATCTGCTTTGCTGTTTATTGTGCTGTTCCTGATTATTGGCAGGAAGAGTATTAAATATATTGATAAGGCACTTAATATCAAGTCATCGGAGTTATTTCTGCTCACGATTATGACACTGCTGTTCCTGGTGGCGGGTTTCTCGGAGACGCTGCATGTTGCTGAAGCCATCGGAGCGTTAATGATTGGACTTGTTCTCGGTGAGTCCAGACATGTCAGCCGAATTGAACAGCATATTATGCCGTTCAAAGACTTTTTTGGTGCCATATTTTTCTTCAGCTTTGGCCTGACGATTGAGCCATCGACCCTCGGCGGAGCTGTAGGGATGACGGTGATTGCTGTTATTCTGACGATTCTGAGCAACTTTGGTGCGGGCATGATTGCAGGTAAAATGGCTGGGGTATCGAACAAAGCCTCTTTGAATGTTGGTTTTACACTGGTGTCCCGGGGCGAATTCTCGATTATCATGGCCAACATCGGCAAGGCCGGGGGACTTATGGCCTCCATTCAATCCTTCGCCGTGTTATACGTGCTGATACTGGCTGTACTGGGGCCTATTTTGACAAAAGAGTCTCCTAAGCTCTATGCACGTTATGAACGATTCAGGAATCGGACGAAACGTAAAGAGACGGGATAAGCGGGGAATAAATGCTGTTCAAAGATATAAGAGATCTAGAATAGATATACAAAGTGACAAAGATATGAAGATATGAAGAGCAGCAAGATATACAAGAAAGTGAGACGGAATTACAGATATACATGTTCTATATTATAGACATGGTAGGATGGTATCCAATGTGATCCAGGGCAAGAGAGAGGCGTCGTACACTGCTGGAGAATGAATTTTCTCCCGGTTGCGGCGCTTTTTTTATGTGATAAAGCAGGACTTTGGATGTGATTTACCAGAAAAACATTTAAATATTTTATTATTTATGTAAAATAATGTTCTACATTGTCTATGACAATGTAGAAATATATTTTGTATCACAGCCACAATGATAAGGAGGAATCACACTATGAGCAGGAAAAGTAGATTCCAGCGTTTCGGATGGTCTGCCGCAGGTATGCTGCTTGGTCTTATCTTATTTGCGCTCCCAGCATCTGCAGCCTGGAATGATACATATCAAGGATACGCCACCTATACGGGCTCCGGTTACTCAGGTGGTGCTGTGCTGCTTGATCCGATTCCGGCAGACATGAAGATTACAGCACTCAATCCGTATCAGCTCAATTATAACGGGGTCAAAGCAGCTTTAGCTGGAGCCTATCTGGAAGTTCAGGGACCCAAAGGCAAAACTGTAGTATATGTAACGGATCTGTACCCGGAAGGAGCCAGTGGAGCACTGGACCTTTCGCCTAACGCGTTTAACCAGATCGGCGATCCCCAAGCCGGGAAGATCGATGTCAGCTGGAAGGTTGTCAAAGCTCCGATTGAAGGGAATGTATCTTACCGGATCAAGGAAGGCAGCAGTCAGTGGTGGGCAGCCATTCAGGTCCGCAATCATAAATATCCGGTGCTGAAGTTTGAAGTGAAACAGAAGGACGGTTCATGGCTTAGTCTGGAGAAACAAGATTATAACCATTTCCTTGGCACCGGGCTGGGTAAGGAGAAATTAAGTATTCGGATCACCGATATTCGTGGTAAAGTGGTGTATGACACCATTCCGGCTCTGCCGAATGATGGATCGGGTGGTGCAGCCATTGTACCGGGTCACGTACAGTTCCCGGATTAATGGATATGCGGCATAAAATAAGGATGATCATAGATGAATCTTAAAGTCGTACATCGTACGGCTTTTTTTGATGCAGAAAAAGGAGCGCACATATGCGAGATGATTCGCCTTCCTATAAAACAGCACATTGATATTGGAAGGTCAAGTAAACCGATGAATGGGGTAATCATAAATAGAGAAGAGTATGAGAATAACCCATCACAAGTCACTCCATTTCTTAGAAAAGGCAGGGATTTTATATGAAAGCAATTGTGATTGAAGCATTTGGCGGACCGGAACAATTAAAAGAAAAGGAAGTGCAGAAGCCGGCATGCGGTGTGAATCAGGTATTGATCCGCACACATGCAGCGTCTGTGAATCCAGTTGACTTCAAAATAAGACAAGGTCATCTGAAGGAGGCAGCAGATCAGCTGCCAATGATTCTGGGTGGTGACGTGGCAGGTACTGTAGTCCAAGCAGGATCGAACGTTACCCGTTTCAGAGAAGGGGATCGTGTATTTGCCCGCCCGCGTCAATTCGGAACCTATGCGGAATACGTTGCTGTAGATGCAGATATTGTGGCCCGCATTCCTGAGCAGCTGAGCTTTGAAGAGGCGGCGGCCATTCCGCTCGCTGCAATGACAGCTTGGCAGGCGCTGGTTGATCATGGTCGTTTGGGCAAAGGTCAGAAGGTTCTCATTCATGCAGGTGCGGGTGGAGTAGGGACTTATGCGATCCAGATCGCCAAATCTTTGGGTGCTGAAGTGGCTTCTACCGCGAGTGCAGGGAATGAAGATTTATTACGCTCGCTCGGTGTGGACCATTTCATTAACTACAAAGAACAGGACTTCTCTCAAGTTCTCTCCGATTACGATGTTGTATTGGATACGATGGGTGGCGACATCCAGCGGAACAGCTTCAAGGTATTGAAATCTGGCGGGCGTCTAATCTCTCTTGTGGAACAGCCGGATGAAGAGCTGGCGAAGGAAGAGGGTGTAACGGGCAGCGTGTTTATGATGGAGCCGAAGGGAGACCAGCTTGAACAGTTGGCTGAGCTTGCTGCGGATGGGAAGCTGAGATCGATTATTGATGGAACATATCCACTGACTGAACAGGGCCTGCGTGATGCTCACGAAAAAAGTGAATCGCATCATACACGGGGCAAACTGGTTATAACCGCAAATTAGTTTAATCAAATTACATGAATCACACGCCGTTCTCCACACAGAGAACGGTTTTTCTCTGCTTTTCGCTGTAAGCAGCCTGCTGCACAGCGTAATTTTGCTTGCTGCGGCGGAGAATCAGTCTTATCATGCACTCCCTCTCTACGAAAAGAAAATCATTATGTTCACCAATACGCAGCATTGAGATATAATAGGAGAAATTTATTCCATTCTGCATATGAGGTGAAACAGATGACGAACGAACTTATTCAAGCCATTCAGGTGTTAAAAGAAAAAAAATGGGTAGATCTTACCCATACTTTCGGCCCGGAATCTCCGCATTTCTCTGCTTTTGATGCTGCGCAGTTCGATACACTGTTTAACCATGATCAGGGATTCTTCGCCCAAAGCTTCAAGTTCCCGGGTCAATACGGCACTCATCTGGATGCGCCAATCCATTTCGTGCGTGATACACGCTACCTGGATGAGTTGGGACTCAAGGAGCTTGTGCTGCCTCTCGTCGTCATTGATCAGTCCGAGGCTGTGAAGAACAATCCCGACTTTGCCTTGGAAGTGGAGCACATTGTTGAATTTGAGAAAGAGCATGGCAGAATCGAAGCAGACAGCTTCGTGGCGCTCCGAACCGATTGGAGCAAACGCTGGCCGAACCATCAAGATTTTGACAACAAAGATGCTGACGGGAACAACCATGCGCCGGGATGGTCTGTAGCGGCGTTAACATTTCTGTTCGAGGAACGGAACATTAAAGCGATCGGCCATGAAACGTTTGATACGGATGCTGCAGTCGATTATCAGAAAAATGGGGCTCTATTAGCCGAGTATTATGTGCTTGCTCAGGATACATATCAAGTAGAACTGTTAACGAATCTGGATCAGGTTCCAGCGAAAGGCGCCGTAATCTTCAATATCGTTCCGAAAGCGGAAAAAGCATCCGGATTTCCCGTGCGGTCATTTGCCATTCTGCCCTAATTGTGCATCGATACCAAGCTGTAGTAAATATATGTAGTGAATCAGGGGAGGCTTGTTTGGCCTCCTCTTTCAGTTATGAACGATAAACTCTATTTACTCATGATTCGAAGAGGAATCGGAGCCGAATCGCTCCGAAATACTTTTCTGAATTTTCCGCCGCCGCAACCACCGCTTGAATACACCTTCATCTTTGCGTTCCTGCAATGTTTCCTTCATGCCCTGAATCATGAACTCCGATCGGCGTCTGTCATCACGGCTGATTTTGCGTAATTCCTTAATAAATTTGTCATCCATCATATTATGCCTCGCTCATTCAGTATATAAGCATATTATACCGAACATACGTTCTTTTATCAAGTTTTACCATCTGGACAGGTTCTTGTACTGCTGCTGGTGAGAAGGAGCACAGGATAATGTCTCGGTTTGTGAGAGAATGGGATCACAAGGTGTACGGTTTATCAGTCGGGTAACCAATTTAAAATGGAATAGAAGGGGGCACTCTCATATGACGCAGCGCACAACTCCATCATATCTGCTTGCAGCAATGCATGGTTTGCTTGGAATAGGGGCAGTCGCCGGAGGGTTAATGCTGATGATAGATCCATCTGGGAAAATGCTGAACATACCTGCTTCACTGCTGGAAAAATCCCCTTTCACTCATTTTTTAATTCCTGGAATGATCCTGTTTCTGATGCTCGGCGTACTTCCCCTGCTGATTTGTGCTGCTCTCTTACGTCGCTGGTATACCTTGTGAGCAGTGGAGAAGGTGTACTTTGATGAGAACATTAGACATTCTTTTTATATTGACAAAGAAACGTTTGGTCTGCATACTTACGATATAAACTTTATAAAGTGCATTAATTAAGTTATGACAGACACATTATGAAAGGAGATCTGCTGTTGACAACCTGGTTTTTAATTATCATCTACTTGGCATTTATCAGTTTGGGGCTCCCGGATTCTCTTTTGGGTTCGTCATGGCCGGTCATATGGCCTGAGATTGAATCTTCGGTTGGCGCTGCAGGCCTGGTCTCTATGATTACTGCTGCTGGAACCATCGTCTCGAGTCTCGCCAGCGGATATATGGTCCGCAAATTGGGCACAGGCAGTATTACCTTATTAAGCTGTTTGCTCACTGCGGTTTCCCTGCTTGGATTCTCCATAGCCCCTTCTCTGGTTTGGTTCATTATATTGGCTGTCCCGCTTGGACTAGGTGCAGGTGCGGTGGATGCGGCGCTGAATCATTATGTGGCAGAGCACTACGGGCCCCATCATATGAACTGGCTGCATTGTTTCTGGGGTGTAGGTGCAGCGACGGGGCCCTTCATCATGGCAGCATCTATTACGGGTCAGCATTCCTGGAGAGGCGGCTACACAGCCGTTGCCCTTATTCAATTCGGTCTCGTAGTGGTGCTTCTGCTGACCCTGCCATTGTGGAAACGTGTGGCGGCGACCCGCTCAAAGCCGGACCTGCCGAGCATCAAGCCAAGGGAGGAAATGGACAAAGTTTTACCGACTAAGCTCCTGAATATAAAAGGGGTTAGACCTACCCTTGTTGTTTTTATGCTCTATTGCGGCGTTGAAATGACTGTTGGGCTGTGGGGAGCCAGCTATCTCGTCGGCACAAGAAATGTATCTGCAGAAACGGCTGCCAGCTGGATATCGCTCTATTATGGGGGGATCACGTTAGGAAGGTTAATTACGGGCTTTATTACATTAAAGATCTCTAATCTCCTGCTCATCCGCTTCGGTCAATGGACGACGATCGCCGGCGGCATTGTTCTGCTGCTTCCCCTGCCTCCGGTGTTCGCTGCAGGTGGACTAATACTGATCGGCCTCGGTCTGGCTCCAATCTATCCCGGACTTCTGCATGAAACTCCCACCCGGTTCGGTAAAGGGAGTGCAGCCAGACTCATGGGTTACCAGATGGCGGTTGCTTATACCGGAACTACGCTGCTTCCGCCGCTGTTTGGACTGCTGGCATCGCATACAGGAACGGCCTCTTTTCCAATGGTTGTCCTGGTCATGTTTGTTCTGATGCTGATCTGTGCAGAGACGGTTAACCGTTTAATCGTGAAACCACAGCAAGCAGGGAGGTGAGAAGGATGGCTTATGTCATTATGGCCTTCATTATCTGGGCAGGTGTTTATGTGAATATGGCCTTGTCCAAAGAACCGATGGAGGTACAACCTGTACGATCCATAAAGGATCTGTTTGAATGAGCGTTATGTGTTGAAGCGTTGTATTATGTTATGATATGAAAAGGAATATATAACATGAATACGATTGCTTTGGTCTTTTGAACCGGGCTGGAAACGAGAGGCATATGAGAAAAGCTAATGCTACAATGATGAAACACATCAATATGAATAATGTGCGTGAAGTCATGCAGCAGATCGGAACTGCAACGAAACCACAGCTCGCTTCGTTAACCAGTCTCAGCGTGGTCACAATTAACGCACTGATTCAGGAGTTATGCGACGGTGGAGAACTGATTCAGGATAAAATCGTGCCTTCCAATGGCGGTCGTCCTGCCCAGGCATATCGATATAATTTTAACTATAAGCTCGCGCTTGTTCTGTCCATGAAAGAGATGAGAGGTCAGCAGTTAATCTCGGCCTCGGTAATTAATCTTGAGAATGAGGTTGTAATGAAGGAAGAGAGCCTCCTGCCTGTTTTTGATAAAGAGCATGTGCTGCATCTCATTGCACGTTTCACAGCAGCAAATCCTTCCATCCAGATGATCGGCATGGGAATCCCGGGGCAGGCCGTAGATGGGGACATTACCGTGAGCAGTCATGAGGAGCTTATTCACTCCCAATTGATTCGGGAGATTGAGGATAAGTTCCAGATGAAAGTACTCGTAGAGAATGATGTGAATGCCGCGATCAGCGGATATTGTACACAGCATGCCAATCTTCAGGAGCAGAGTGTGGCAGGCATTTATTTTCCGCATCGTTATCCGCCAGGTATGGGGATGGTGCTGAACGGACAGATCATTCGTGGCAAAAATGGCATGTTTGGAGAGATCAAGTATCTTCCGTACTCCCCTGATTGGAAGCAGGAAATGAGTAAGAAGGATTTTATAAACCAGGTATGCCGGACGCTGCACACGGTTAATGCCGTTGCGGCCCCACATCAGATTGTAGTCTATCAGGAACGGGTGGAGAAACAAGAATTGGACTTGGCATGGAGACAGTACACCGAAGAACACACGATGCCGACTCTGCCGGAGATCGTTCATCAGGACGCGTTCCAGGATGATTTTAATACGGGATTAAAAGAAATGGTTCTTCAAACGTTGAAGTCTTCCATTTTATCGGATGCTTTATGATCCGCAGAACGAGTTCTGTGGATTTTTTTGCACTGCAGGAACCGAAAATGAGCTTACGAAAACCCGTTGTTGACATGGAACCAGTTACAAGGAGTACGATCATATCATGAGAGAGACGCCATCTGCACACTTATTAAATATAATTTATAAAGATAAATTATAAAGTGGTGAATGAGCAGGAAGAAACGATTGGTATTACGCTCTCTGTCTGCATCTTTAATTCAATTGGAGGGACACATGATGGATCTGCAGGAACAAGGAATAGATGAGGAGAAGCACAATGCGTGAAGAAGAGAGAATGATGAAGGGCATGTTATTTAATCCGGCTGACCCGGACTTAAAGACAGTAAAGCGGCGGGCTCACGATCTCAGCCAGCGTTACAGTCAGACCTTTGAGGAGCAGACGGAGGAAAGACAGCAGATATTACAGCGGTTGGTGGGGGAAATGGGGGAGGGCGGATATATACAAGGCCCCATATTCTTTCATTACGGCGTGCATACCCGGATTGGCCGCCGCTTCTTCGGTAATTACAATCTGACTATACAGGATGATGCGCAGGTGACGATCGGAGATTACACCAGCTTTGGGCCCAACGTCACCATCGTGACGCCTGTTCATCCTTTGATCGCAAGTGAGCGGAGACAGATGCTGGATCAGCATGGCGAATTGAAATCACTCTGTTACGCCAAACCTGTTACGATTGGTAACGATGTATGGCTGTCCGCGAATGTTACCGTGTGCGGGGGTGTAACCATTGGTGACGGCTGTGTCATTGGAGCAGGCAGTGTGGTTACACGTGATATTCCGCCGCATTCGCTTGCAGCAGGTGTGCCGTGCAGAGTCATGCGCAGCATTACCGAAGCGGACAGCATGCGGAATTACCCCGATATTTTGGCGGACTGCCAAGTGCCGGAATCATAGGAAAAAGGGTGCCACCAGGATCAGTAGAAGATTGATCGGCGGCACCCTTTTGCGTTCAGGTGTTTATTTTGATGTGTTATAGCTGCTCAGGAATTGTTTCACTTTGGCCGGATCAGCTTTCAGTTCGTTTCCGGTTTGAACAAGCGGGCTTACGGTGGAGTAAGCTTTGAGTTTGTTATTTTTGTAGAACTGCAGAATCTCATCCTGATTAATGGAATACAGTACCGCTTTTCTCAGATCACTGCTCTTGGCCACTTCTCGGTTAGCTGTGTTGAACAGCAGATAGGATACGGCATTGCTCGGAATGCTCTGCAGCTGCAGTTTGCTGTCATTCTGGATAATATCATTTTTGGTCTCAGACACCCCGTAGTACAGGTGGATTTCACTGCTGCGAAGCGCAGACAGGGCACTGTCCGGATCAGCGATGAAGCGTACATTAACCTGATCAATCTTCGGAGCGAAGTCCGAACCTTTACGGTATCCCGGGTTTTTCAGAAAGACGCCTTCGTAGTCATTTTTATAAGAAAGGATATAAGGGCCGCTGGTATAAAGTGTGTTGTTATAGCCTGCACCTTCGGTTACGGTATTTTGGTCACCATAAGGAATATCCTTGTTCACATCGAAGGATGCGACATCATATGTGTTGATGCTTTCCACTTGTTTCTTGGATACGATTCCTGCGGATTGGTGGGCCAGATAGTTCAGCACCTGCGGGAACGGTTCAGTGGTGGTCACTTTAACCACCTGGTATTTGCCCGCACCGTTATTGGCTTGTGTTTTATCGCTGACAAGTTCCTTGATATCGCTATCCAGTCCTTGATTCAGAGCTTCGAGCACGGACCCGCTGCCCCCGGATTGTTTAACGGATTCCAAGGCGTTCAAGTCGGTAACCAGCTCTGCCTGCTTGATATGTTCGTGCAGACTGTATGTGCGGTGATCTGGAACGGAGTCTTTATTTCTGGCACGGTCGAGAGAGAAGATCACGTCATCCGCACCTACGCGTTCGCCGGTATCTACTGCTTTCTTGTTCTCAATTTTGGCAAAATTGATGTCGTCACGCAGAACAAAATAGTAATCGGAATTTCCGTCAGCAATTGTGAAATTTCGTGAAAGTGACCCGTCAGCCGTCAGTTGATCATCATCCGTCAAGTTGACGAGACGAACATACAGATTGGTATTAATCTGGTTAATTGAACCATCGTTTCCTTTGATCGGGTCAAGGGAAGTCAGTACGGATGCAGCTTGGGTCAAAATCAATGGATCTTTGCTGTTTTTGGTGCTGTCCTTGAACTCAATCGGCTCCCATGCCAGCGCACGGGATTTGGACAGGCGAACCGTATCGACATTCAGTATGTCTTTGTTTACAGCCTGACTTTTCATAGAGATATACAGCGGAGCGATATATGCCTGATCGGTAACCAGACGGTCTTCCAGCTGTTTATACGTATTTTTGTACGCTTCAGGTGTTTGGGTGGCAGCCTGATCGATGAGCTTGTCGATTTCTTTATCCGCAACGATGCTGTAATCTCCGCCTGTTTTGAAAAGGGAGCGCACCGCATAGTCCGGATTGCCCGTTACCGTTGTCCAGCTGGACAATGCGATATCGTAGTTGCCTGCATCCTGCTGAGATTTGAAGCTGCCGTAATCCGGCTGCAGATTCAACTTCACATTGAAGCCATTTTTGGTCAGTTGGTCGCGGACAATGTTGACATCGCTCTCGGAAGAACTCATGGCAAGCAGCTCGATGTCCACTGCTTTAGGAGCAGTCTGGTCGGTATCGGACGGTTTGTTCTGCTCCTGAGATTCCGTTTTTGTTTTTACACTGCAGCCGGAGATCACAAGCACGAGAATCAGCAGCAGGGTGACAAGTGTACGTTTTTTCATGGGAATACCTCCATTGTATCAATAGATGTGATGTATGATTTTTCTATGGAAATTGAACTAAGAGGTTTACACGGAGCACTCCGATGACAGAGTAACCTGTAGAGTAGCGGTTAACCAGATTTTTTTGATTCCTTTTCGAAAGAGGAAAATCCGGTGATAAAGGCGTGGCATATGCTTCCGATGTAGCTTTCTTGCAGAAAGCTTTTAGCTCCGCTTTTCCAGGTTTTTTCTGTCCTCTCCGTTTCTGTGTAAAAGAATAGTTCAACTTTTAAAATCATGTAAATTAAAATCGATCCGTCACGCTTTCTCCAGTTTGGGATCCAGTGCATCCCGCAAT harbors:
- a CDS encoding ABC transporter substrate-binding protein, encoding MKKRTLVTLLLILVLVISGCSVKTKTESQEQNKPSDTDQTAPKAVDIELLAMSSSESDVNIVRDQLTKNGFNVKLNLQPDYGSFKSQQDAGNYDIALSSWTTVTGNPDYAVRSLFKTGGDYSIVADKEIDKLIDQAATQTPEAYKNTYKQLEDRLVTDQAYIAPLYISMKSQAVNKDILNVDTVRLSKSRALAWEPIEFKDSTKNSKDPLILTQAASVLTSLDPIKGNDGSINQINTNLYVRLVNLTDDDQLTADGSLSRNFTIADGNSDYYFVLRDDINFAKIENKKAVDTGERVGADDVIFSLDRARNKDSVPDHRTYSLHEHIKQAELVTDLNALESVKQSGGSGSVLEALNQGLDSDIKELVSDKTQANNGAGKYQVVKVTTTEPFPQVLNYLAHQSAGIVSKKQVESINTYDVASFDVNKDIPYGDQNTVTEGAGYNNTLYTSGPYILSYKNDYEGVFLKNPGYRKGSDFAPKIDQVNVRFIADPDSALSALRSSEIHLYYGVSETKNDIIQNDSKLQLQSIPSNAVSYLLFNTANREVAKSSDLRKAVLYSINQDEILQFYKNNKLKAYSTVSPLVQTGNELKADPAKVKQFLSSYNTSK